One Pseudomonas syringae CC1557 genomic window, TGGAAGATCCGGCAGGCTTCAACAAATCACTGGTGTCCGAGCTTCAGTAAACGGCGCTATGCCAGGCGATAACCTGATCGGTCAGCGATCAGGTTGTCGCCCATTCCTTTTGCAGGCTAGACCGCGATCTCCACCTGTTCTCCGTTCAGGCGCACCGGCCAGACTTCCAGGCGCTGTTCCGGGTACTCGATGCAACTGCCGTCGTGCAGACGGAAGTGCTGCTTGTACAACGGCGATGCGATGACCAGTTCACCACCGATCTGACCCAGCAGGCCGCGTCCGATCACATTCGCTCCGGATTTCGGGTCCCGGTTGTCGATGGCAAACAGGTGTTTGCCCTCTGGGGTATCAGGCAGATAGAACAGCGCGATCTGCTTGCCAGTCAGCCAGGCCACCACGCCGGAATTGGCGACCAGGTCCTTGCGTTCACACAGCGTATGCCACTGCAAGTGCAGCGCTGAGGGTGTGTTTTCTTCCGCTAATGCTGTCTTGGACGAGTTCATCACACCACCTCCTTGAACAAGGGAATAAGCGCCAGCTCTTCGGGTTTTGCCGGGCGACGCTGAGCGCGCTCCTTGACGAAGTGCACGTCAGGGTCGCTGCGTTCGTCGTTGACGAAGGTGCGAAAGCGCTTGAGTTTTTCCGGGTCCTTGAGGGCATTGGCCCATTCGCACTCGTAGCGATCCACCACCAGTTGCATCTGTGATTCCAGCTCTGCGGCAAGGCCCAGGCTGTCGTCGAGGATTACCGCCTTGAGGTAATCCAGGCCGCCTTCCAGTGTTTCTCGCCATACCGACGTGCGCTGCAGCTTGTCGGCGGTGCGGATGTAGAGCATCAGGAAGCGGTCGATGTAGCGGATCAGGGTTTCGTCATCCAGGTCGGTGGCGAACAGCTCGGCATGGCGCGGGCGCATGCCGCCGTTGCCGCACAGGTACAGGTTCCAGCCGTTTTCGGTGGCGATCACGCCGACGTCCTTGCTTTGTGCTTCGGCGCATTCACGGGTGCAACCAGAGACCGCGAACTTCAGCTTGTGCGGCGAGCGCAGGCCCTTGTAGCGATCCTCGATGCGCAACGCCATGGCGACGCTGTCTTGTACGCCGTAGCGACACCAGGTGCTGCCGACGCAGGACTTCACGGTGCGGGTCGATTTACCGTAGGCATGACCAGTCTCGAAGCCGGCAGCGATCAGCTCGCTCCAGATGTCTGGCAGTTCGTGCAATTGCGCACCAAACAGATCGATGCGCTGGCCGCCGGTGATCTTGGTGTACAAGTCATATTTCTTGGCCACTGCGCCAATCGCGATCAGGCCGTCCGGAGTGATTTCACCGCCCGGAATACGCGGTACCACCGAATAGGTGCCGTTTTTCTGCATGTTGGCCATGAACGTGTCGTTGGTGTCCTGCAACGGCACCAGCGAAGGCTCGGTGATCGGACGGTTCCAGCACGAGGCGAGAATCGATCCGACCACAGGCTTGCAGATGTCGCAGCCATGCGCGCCTTTGCCGTGCCGTGCCAACAGCTCATCAAAGCTTTCGAGGCCTTCGACGCGAACCAGCGAGTAAAGCTCCTGGCGGGTATAGGCGAAGTGTTCGCACAGGCTTTTGTCGACTGCCACGCCACGTGCCGTGAGTTCGTGTTCGAAAACCTGTTTGAGCAGCGCCGTGCAACCGCCGCAACCGGTTGCTGCCTTGGTACATGCCTTGATCCCGGCCAGATCCGTGCAGCCATTGTCGATAGCCGAGCAGATCGAGCCCTTGCTGACGTTGTGGCAGGAACAGACCGTTGCCGTGGCGGGCAGGGCATCGACACCCAGAGTAGGCGCGCCCTCGCCGCGTGGCAGAATCAAGCTCGATGGATCTGCGGGCAGGGTGATGCCGTTTTGCGCGTATTGCAGCAGGGTGTCGTAGTAACTGTTGTCGCCGACCAGCACGGCGCCGAGCACCTGTTTGCCATCGGCCGACACCACCAGACGGCGATAACTGGCAGTGGCTTCATCGATGTAGCGATAGCTGACCGCCCCGGCCAGCGCACCATGCGCATCGCCGATGGAACCGACGTCGACGCCCAGTAGCTTGAGCTTGGTGGACATGTCGGCACCGAAGAACGGCTCGGTGTCTTTCTCACACAATTGCGCCGCCACGCCACGGGCCATCTGGTAGCCGGGCGCGACCAGCCCGAACACGCTGCCGTTCCAGGCGGCGCACTCACCGATCGCATAGATATCGGCGTCGCTGGTGCGGCAGTGTTCGTCAATCGCAATGCCGCCGCGTGGACCGAGTTGCAGCTCACACTGGCGGGCCAGGGCATCCTGCGGGCGAATACCGGCCGAAAACACGATCAGGTCG contains:
- the nirD gene encoding nitrite reductase small subunit NirD, whose amino-acid sequence is MNSSKTALAEENTPSALHLQWHTLCERKDLVANSGVVAWLTGKQIALFYLPDTPEGKHLFAIDNRDPKSGANVIGRGLLGQIGGELVIASPLYKQHFRLHDGSCIEYPEQRLEVWPVRLNGEQVEIAV
- the nirB gene encoding nitrite reductase large subunit NirB codes for the protein MNTTVFPSNNVKTLIVVGNGMVGHHCVEQLIAGGALERYRIHVFGEEAQRAYDRVHLSEYFTGRDAESLAMSEMSVYEKAGLTLHLGVPVLEIDRDRHEIITAEGCFSYDKLILATGSYPFVPPIEGAKGNSRLVYRTLEDLDNIRYAATKARRGVVVGGGLLGLEAANALKSLGLEAHVVEFAPRLMPVQLDEHGGAALKARIEALGVGVHLSRATQSISDGKQYRYRMNFANDEFLETDLIVFSAGIRPQDALARQCELQLGPRGGIAIDEHCRTSDADIYAIGECAAWNGSVFGLVAPGYQMARGVAAQLCEKDTEPFFGADMSTKLKLLGVDVGSIGDAHGALAGAVSYRYIDEATASYRRLVVSADGKQVLGAVLVGDNSYYDTLLQYAQNGITLPADPSSLILPRGEGAPTLGVDALPATATVCSCHNVSKGSICSAIDNGCTDLAGIKACTKAATGCGGCTALLKQVFEHELTARGVAVDKSLCEHFAYTRQELYSLVRVEGLESFDELLARHGKGAHGCDICKPVVGSILASCWNRPITEPSLVPLQDTNDTFMANMQKNGTYSVVPRIPGGEITPDGLIAIGAVAKKYDLYTKITGGQRIDLFGAQLHELPDIWSELIAAGFETGHAYGKSTRTVKSCVGSTWCRYGVQDSVAMALRIEDRYKGLRSPHKLKFAVSGCTRECAEAQSKDVGVIATENGWNLYLCGNGGMRPRHAELFATDLDDETLIRYIDRFLMLYIRTADKLQRTSVWRETLEGGLDYLKAVILDDSLGLAAELESQMQLVVDRYECEWANALKDPEKLKRFRTFVNDERSDPDVHFVKERAQRRPAKPEELALIPLFKEVV